A region of Anopheles merus strain MAF chromosome 2R, AmerM5.1, whole genome shotgun sequence DNA encodes the following proteins:
- the LOC121590605 gene encoding uncharacterized protein LOC121590605 has protein sequence MSKPLSVSSVKKLDFRPSEIGEVGGLRISRRLQIFDNSSSIRFSIDTGLLRDYRSDVSIIPASKIEKTRQPSPFLLHAANGTKIRTYGSKFVSVDLGLRRKFSWNFLQADVTSAIIGADFLAHFGLLVDLGNRRLIDGGTKLHTVCGLSKSSVYGVTTIAKDHPFRDLLVEFREITAPPTMRTENDICSTFRVSQKIFGTLVAKTILLQTHYPESTPSQLLQQWILNYYRKRSMTIQNYRSYLLIELHQ, from the exons ATGTCGAAGCCCTTGTCAGTATCATCAGTCAAAAAACTAGATTTCCGCCCATCCGAAATCGGCGAGGTGGGCGGATTAAGAATTAGTCGCCGTCTGCAAATCTTCGACAACTCTTCTAGTATTCGGTTCTCAATCGACACGGGATTATTAAGGGATTATcgatcggatgtatcgataatACCTGCATCCAAGATAGAGAAGACTCGACAACCATCGCCGTTTTTACTCCATGCAGCAAACGGAACGAAAATACGAACGTATGGGAGCAAGTTTGTTTCAGTGGATCTCGGACTACGCCGAAAGTTTTCGTGGAATTTTTTGCAAGCCGACGTTACTTCTGCAATTATTGGTGCCGATTTCCTCGCGCATTTTGGTCTTCTTGTAGATCTTGGAAACAGAAGACTTATTGATGGTGGTACGAAATTACACACTGTTTGTGGATTATCGAAATCTTCGGTTTACGGTGTAACAACTATAGCAAAAGATCATCCTTTTCGAGACTTGCTGGTCGAATTTCGAGAAATCACCGCCCCGCCGACAATGCGCACTGAG AACGATATTTGCAGTACATTTCGAGTTTCACAAAAGATATTCGGCACATTAGTGGCAAAGACAATTCTGCTGCAGACGCATTATCCAGAGTCAACACCATCTCAGCTCCTTCAACAGTggattttgaattattatcgAAAGCGCAGCATGACGATCCAGAACTACAGAAGCTACTTGCTGATCGAACTACATCAATGA